The following proteins are encoded in a genomic region of Sorangiineae bacterium MSr12523:
- a CDS encoding pirin family protein, whose translation MISSNVTPVRAQARRIVHRTLGNTHGPITRLMSPGDLGELVKPFVFLDYFEMEKFRAPGMPDHPHSGIATHTTLLEGSVDYWDSTGKSGQLWPGSVEWMQAGGGVWHGGKPHPGGKIRGYQLWVALPAGLELQPARSQYIDASAIETDGRVRVLLGRHEQLRSPIAEVSPIHYLHVRLQDGETWHYQPPTGHDVVWVAVNEGKLHAAGDLLRRAAAPQMGIFEEGHGALELRAEGETEFVLGSATKHPYPLICGSYSVHTSVSALIDGEKGIRRVAAALQSAR comes from the coding sequence ATGATCTCGTCGAACGTCACACCCGTACGGGCGCAAGCCCGGCGCATCGTGCATCGCACCTTGGGGAATACGCACGGGCCCATCACCCGCCTCATGAGCCCGGGCGACCTGGGCGAACTCGTCAAGCCGTTCGTCTTTCTCGACTACTTCGAGATGGAGAAGTTCAGGGCTCCGGGCATGCCCGATCATCCGCACTCCGGAATCGCAACGCACACGACCTTGCTGGAGGGCAGCGTCGACTACTGGGACTCCACGGGAAAGTCCGGACAGCTTTGGCCAGGCAGCGTCGAATGGATGCAAGCGGGAGGCGGTGTCTGGCATGGCGGCAAGCCTCATCCAGGAGGGAAGATTCGCGGATACCAGCTTTGGGTCGCATTGCCGGCTGGCCTCGAGCTCCAGCCCGCGCGGAGTCAGTACATCGACGCGAGCGCGATCGAGACCGACGGTCGCGTGCGAGTGCTGCTTGGCCGTCACGAACAGCTGCGAAGTCCCATCGCGGAGGTTAGCCCGATCCATTATCTGCATGTTCGACTGCAGGACGGGGAGACGTGGCACTATCAACCGCCCACCGGTCACGATGTCGTGTGGGTGGCGGTCAACGAAGGAAAGCTGCACGCTGCCGGCGATCTGCTTCGTCGCGCCGCTGCACCCCAAATGGGCATTTTCGAAGAGGGCCATGGCGCCCTGGAGCTTCGCGCCGAGGGTGAGACGGAGTTCGTGCTCGGATCCGCCACCAAGCATCCTTATCCGTTGATCTGCGGTTCTTACTCGGTGCACACGAGCGTTTCGGCGCTCATCGACGGCGAAAAAGGGATCCGCAGGGTGGCGGCCGCGCTCCAGAGTGCACGGTAA
- a CDS encoding MarR family transcriptional regulator codes for MGKDSKTSGVHVWLVLMKAHRALARYATKSIVPFGLGISDFAILELLLHKGPQKVNEIGRRIDLTSGSITIAIDRLEARGLVARGLDPADRRSRIVRLTPQGRSHIEEVFAHHEAALEAAASGLTKAERRSIIDLLKKLGTSVDVLAPDGET; via the coding sequence ATGGGAAAAGACTCGAAAACGTCGGGCGTCCACGTCTGGCTCGTCTTGATGAAGGCGCATCGCGCGCTTGCTCGGTATGCAACGAAGAGCATCGTCCCTTTCGGGTTGGGGATCTCCGACTTTGCCATTCTCGAGCTTCTCCTCCACAAAGGTCCTCAGAAGGTGAACGAGATCGGTCGCCGGATCGATCTCACGAGCGGCTCGATCACCATCGCCATCGATAGGCTGGAGGCGCGCGGTCTGGTCGCGCGAGGCCTCGACCCGGCCGATCGACGAAGTCGCATCGTTCGCCTCACGCCCCAGGGCCGTTCCCATATCGAAGAGGTGTTCGCCCATCATGAAGCTGCGCTGGAAGCCGCCGCGAGTGGGCTGACCAAAGCCGAACGCCGGAGCATCATCGACCTGCTGAAAAAGCTTGGCACGTCGGTGGATGTCCTCGCGCCCGACGGCGAAACCTGA
- a CDS encoding gluconokinase, whose protein sequence is MIVIVAGVSGSGKTTVGKNLAQRLGCAYGEADEFHPPENIAKMAAGTPLNDDDRKPWLQRIADYADARIAKGESAVVTCSALKRRYRDFLRQGRPALRIVYLNGDRETIAQRLSERKGHFFKEHMLDSQFRDLEPPQADENIVDVSIQGTPDEIVSSIVRALGVNP, encoded by the coding sequence ATGATCGTCATCGTCGCAGGCGTATCGGGCAGCGGCAAAACGACGGTGGGAAAAAACCTGGCCCAGCGTTTGGGCTGCGCGTACGGCGAGGCCGACGAATTCCATCCGCCAGAGAACATCGCCAAAATGGCGGCCGGCACCCCGCTGAACGACGACGATCGCAAACCGTGGTTGCAGCGCATTGCCGATTATGCGGACGCGCGCATCGCCAAGGGCGAATCGGCGGTGGTGACCTGCTCGGCCCTGAAGCGCCGCTACCGCGATTTCTTGCGCCAGGGCCGCCCGGCATTGCGCATCGTCTACTTGAACGGCGACCGCGAGACGATCGCGCAGCGATTGTCGGAGCGAAAAGGGCACTTCTTCAAAGAGCACATGCTCGATAGCCAATTCCGCGATCTGGAGCCGCCCCAAGCCGACGAAAATATCGTGGATGTCTCCATCCAAGGCACGCCCGACGAGATTGTCTCCAGCATCGTGCGCGCGTTGGGTGTGAACCCGTAA
- the sthA gene encoding Si-specific NAD(P)(+) transhydrogenase: MLDLDLLVIGSGPSGQRAAVQAAKLGKKVALCEHSPRLGGVCMNTGTIPSKTFREAVLHLTGLRQRQLYGQSYHVKEDLTIADLIFHCEHVLKTQAEVVRDQLRRNGITVLRGRGRFIGPHDVEVESDNGTTHLRAKFIVLATGTEAARPPDVDVDGQTVITSDNVLGLNALPRTMTVVGAGVIGIEYASMFAALGVKVTLVDKRPRLLDFVDSEIAESLSYQMRGMGATLRLGEEVDKVQVEGPQRAVATLKSGKKIVSEVLLYSVGRVGTSATLQLDKAGLEADARGRVKVDKHFRTTVPHIYAVGDLIGFPALASTSSEQGRLAACHAFGLTAASMPELLPFGIYSVPEISMVGRHEEELTAEGIPYETGIARYREIVRGVMLGDDSGLLKLLFHRETRRLLGVHIIGTSATELVHIGQAVLAFGGTIDYFVGNVFNYPTFAECYKVAALDGYNKVGRSEDAAVTEPSE; the protein is encoded by the coding sequence ATGCTCGACCTCGATTTGCTCGTCATCGGTAGCGGCCCCAGTGGACAGCGCGCCGCGGTGCAAGCCGCAAAGCTCGGCAAAAAAGTAGCCCTTTGCGAACATAGCCCGCGGCTCGGTGGGGTGTGCATGAACACCGGCACCATCCCCTCGAAGACCTTCCGCGAGGCCGTGCTGCACCTCACCGGCCTGCGGCAGCGCCAACTCTACGGGCAGTCGTACCACGTGAAGGAGGACCTCACGATTGCGGACCTCATCTTTCACTGCGAGCACGTGCTCAAAACGCAGGCCGAGGTGGTGCGCGATCAACTGCGTCGCAACGGCATCACCGTGCTGCGCGGGCGCGGGCGCTTCATCGGCCCGCACGACGTCGAGGTGGAGAGCGACAACGGCACGACGCACCTGAGGGCCAAGTTCATCGTGCTCGCGACGGGAACGGAGGCCGCGCGCCCGCCGGACGTGGACGTCGATGGGCAAACCGTCATCACCAGCGACAACGTGCTCGGGCTCAATGCATTACCCCGCACGATGACCGTGGTGGGCGCCGGGGTCATCGGCATCGAGTACGCGTCCATGTTCGCGGCGCTGGGCGTCAAGGTCACCTTGGTCGACAAGCGCCCGCGCCTGCTCGACTTCGTCGATTCCGAAATTGCCGAATCGCTCTCGTACCAAATGCGCGGTATGGGCGCGACCCTTCGCCTCGGCGAGGAAGTCGACAAAGTGCAGGTCGAGGGCCCGCAGCGCGCGGTGGCCACGCTCAAATCGGGCAAGAAAATCGTGAGCGAGGTGCTCCTCTATTCCGTGGGCCGCGTGGGCACCAGCGCCACCCTGCAGCTCGACAAAGCTGGACTCGAGGCCGATGCGCGCGGGCGTGTGAAGGTGGACAAGCATTTCCGCACGACGGTGCCGCACATCTATGCGGTGGGCGATTTGATCGGCTTCCCCGCGCTCGCGTCCACCTCGTCCGAGCAAGGGCGCCTCGCAGCGTGCCATGCCTTCGGCCTCACGGCGGCGTCGATGCCGGAGCTTCTGCCGTTCGGCATCTATTCGGTTCCCGAGATCAGCATGGTGGGCCGCCACGAAGAGGAGCTCACCGCCGAGGGCATTCCCTACGAAACCGGCATTGCGCGTTACCGCGAAATCGTCCGGGGCGTCATGTTGGGCGACGATTCGGGATTGCTCAAATTGCTCTTTCATCGCGAAACGCGGCGCCTTCTCGGCGTGCACATCATCGGCACCAGCGCCACGGAGCTCGTGCACATCGGCCAGGCGGTGCTCGCGTTCGGGGGCACCATCGATTACTTCGTGGGCAACGTTTTCAACTATCCGACCTTTGCCGAGTGCTACAAAGTGGCCGCCCTCGACGGGTACAACAAAGTGGGCCGCAGCGAGGACGCGGCGGTGACGGAGCCCTCCGAATGA
- a CDS encoding GatB/YqeY domain-containing protein, with amino-acid sequence MLVDTIKARALEAMKAKDSEASNILRLALGEIQMAGVRSEREVTDDDAVAVLRKLIKSNEETLSMAEAPEQRATLQKEIALLQSFLPASMSVEAIAEALAPVLDAIRGAKSEGQATGVAMKHLKSTGANAAGTDVAKAIKQLRGG; translated from the coding sequence ATGCTGGTCGACACCATCAAAGCGCGTGCGCTCGAGGCGATGAAGGCGAAGGATTCCGAAGCTTCCAACATTTTGCGCCTGGCGCTCGGCGAGATTCAAATGGCTGGCGTGCGAAGCGAGCGCGAGGTCACCGATGACGATGCGGTGGCCGTGCTGCGAAAGCTCATCAAGTCGAACGAGGAAACGCTCTCGATGGCCGAAGCCCCCGAGCAGCGGGCCACCCTGCAGAAGGAAATCGCACTTCTCCAGTCCTTCTTGCCGGCGAGCATGAGCGTCGAGGCCATCGCCGAGGCGCTGGCCCCGGTTCTCGATGCGATCCGCGGCGCGAAAAGCGAGGGGCAGGCCACCGGTGTGGCGATGAAACATTTGAAATCGACGGGCGCGAATGCGGCCGGGACGGACGTTGCCAAGGCGATCAAACAGCTTCGCGGCGGTTGA